From a single Mangifera indica cultivar Alphonso chromosome 19, CATAS_Mindica_2.1, whole genome shotgun sequence genomic region:
- the LOC123202892 gene encoding LOW QUALITY PROTEIN: TLC domain-containing protein fld-1-like (The sequence of the model RefSeq protein was modified relative to this genomic sequence to represent the inferred CDS: inserted 1 base in 1 codon) — MKFYPIPYLLLVPQKFLLVFPFSINQKRKIEQWLWMKGELLIIPGGSLKFEHSRLVGGTWPWAYPALCFSCGYFAYDQWDMLHYRLYSGLIPSILVHHLSLLVCFTLALYRNITINYLILTLICELHSIFLHVRKVRRMAGIRDAKSRIVRVEWILSWTMFVLARFASHVLITVKXIKDASKFEKGIELPLALFGMFGMNLLNFFLAIDLFKAFRKERTPAQMNNHHAD; from the exons ATGAAATTTTACCCAATTCCATATTTGCTTCTTGTGCCTCAAAAGTTTTTGCTTGTGtttcctttttcaatcaatcagAAAAGGAAGATTGAGCAGTGGCTTTGGATGAAAGGGGAGTTACTAATAATTCCTGGGGGAAG TCTCAAGTTTGAGCACTCACGGTTGGTTGGTGGTACTTGGCCGTGGGCATACCCAGCTTTATGCTTTTCATGTGGTTACTTTGCATACGATCAGTGGGATATGCTGCACTACCGGTTATACAGTGGATTGATTCCTTCCATCCTTGTGCATCATCTGTCGCTATTGGTTTGCTTCACTCTTGCTTTATACCGAAATATTACTATCAACTATCTTATTCTTACTCTCATTTGTGAG CTACATTCCATATTTTTACATGTGAGGAAAGTAAGACGGATGGCTGGGATTCGTGATGCCAAGAGTAGAATTGTTAGGGTGGAGTGGATTCTCAGTTGGACCATGTTTGTTCTTGCGAGGTTTGCATCTCATGTTCTGATCACTGTCA CTATTAAAGATGCTTCCAAGTTTGAAAAGGGCATTGAGTTGCCACTTGCTTTGTTTGGGATGTTTGGCATGAACTTGcttaattttttccttgccaTTGATCTCTTCAAGGCTTTCAGGAAGGAGAGAACACCAGCACAGATGAATAATCATCATGCTGATTGA
- the LOC123203308 gene encoding chlorophyllide a oxygenase, chloroplastic-like isoform X1, with protein MSTIATAAVLSLPISLCRPSKINTKKVVEVLNPLARDYKSIGTRRKELAELQEELSLAHNQVHISEATAVTALDKLAHMEALVNDWLLQDSNTSDSNQSCLSACTSTQSLDTIKAKLPQKSLNVSGPVQSYHPQLKNFWYPVAFKNIIKT; from the exons ATGAGCACTATTGCTACCGCTGCTGTTCTGTCTCTTCCAATCTCGCTGTGTAGACCATCCAAGATTAACACTAAAAAG GTTGTTGAAGTTCTAAATCCTTTAGCACGTGATTACAAGTCCATTGGCACAAGGAGGAAAGAGCTTGCTGAGTTGCAAGAAGAACTATCTCTGGCTCATAATCAG GTTCATATATCTGAAGCAACTGCTGTCACTGCTTTGGATAAACTAGCTCACATGGAAGCATTGGTTAATGATTGGCTGTTACAAGATAGTAACACCTCAGACTCCAATCAAAGTTGCTTGTCAGCTTGTACTTCTACGCAATCGCTGGATACCATTAAAGCTAAGTTGCCCCAGAAAAGCTTGAATGTCTCCGGTCCAGTTCAATCATATCATCCCCAATTGAAAAACTTCTGGTACCCAGTTgctttcaaaaatattataaaaacttga
- the LOC123203308 gene encoding chlorophyllide a oxygenase, chloroplastic-like isoform X2: MLLHKKVVEVLNPLARDYKSIGTRRKELAELQEELSLAHNQVHISEATAVTALDKLAHMEALVNDWLLQDSNTSDSNQSCLSACTSTQSLDTIKAKLPQKSLNVSGPVQSYHPQLKNFWYPVAFKNIIKT, encoded by the exons ATGCTTCTCCATAAGAAG GTTGTTGAAGTTCTAAATCCTTTAGCACGTGATTACAAGTCCATTGGCACAAGGAGGAAAGAGCTTGCTGAGTTGCAAGAAGAACTATCTCTGGCTCATAATCAG GTTCATATATCTGAAGCAACTGCTGTCACTGCTTTGGATAAACTAGCTCACATGGAAGCATTGGTTAATGATTGGCTGTTACAAGATAGTAACACCTCAGACTCCAATCAAAGTTGCTTGTCAGCTTGTACTTCTACGCAATCGCTGGATACCATTAAAGCTAAGTTGCCCCAGAAAAGCTTGAATGTCTCCGGTCCAGTTCAATCATATCATCCCCAATTGAAAAACTTCTGGTACCCAGTTgctttcaaaaatattataaaaacttga
- the LOC123202998 gene encoding probable disease resistance protein At4g27220, translating to MAELATATATAVVSKAAETVTETVCEFGCRQINYVFKYRSYMKKLKEQAEKLKSRRKVMEVQVKLAERQGEEIIDEVTKWLKSVEEFMERVAKLVDDEDKAKKRCFKGLCPDLIKRYRLSKEAEEVEEAGANALEKGDFSRISHPPLLRRTESIFVGKDYEHFDSRESNFQEIMDALKDSTVNMIGVHGMGGVGKTTLVKKVAWKAKEDKLFDEVVIAEVTQTPDLKKIQADIAGQLGMVFRDQESPFGRADQLRQRLKKSKRILVIVDNIWKKLDLKDVGIPLSYDNKGSMTEHRNESNDEQERCAILLTARMLAVLNQMKTQKNISVEPLATNDARSFFWKIVGDLSEKCSIAAEVVEKCAGSPLAITTIANALKGKGDHVWKDALLQLKNYNHRCVPEMDNTLHSTIVLSYKLLNSEEAQSLLLLCALFDGGHISWLLIRAMGLGLFEHVNSINDGRNRIKSLIDYLQDSCLLLKGIDKETVKMHDVIHTVIVSIAREKCMFAIRDFKGIKEILMERRSSYKDSIAISVSSGDIHELPERLEFPKLKSFIYNNIKDLRSKIPDLFFEEVKELKVLELKGVHLLPPPPSFVCLTNLNALCLMNCSLGDITMIGELRNLVFLGLLYCDLEKVPASFKQLMGLKVLVLNDCPKLKVIPPNVIASLSQLEELYIYNSFDRWEVEGQNNASLAELNALPELNTLRIHIPNVQMIQQDFIPVKLEKYDVHIGDVWDWSYAYEPSRTLKLKFNGRPHMRHGIEILMEKAKYLYLDQLDGVKDMPWELDREGFPELKHLSVQNSSEILYVVNSMEYTHPSDAFPILESIFLTNLSDMEKICCRLDNAKSFSQLRIIKVADCDKLRYLFSSSMAKNILLLEEINVTNCKTLKEIFGEESEDHADENKKVCKIGFKQLHSVVLQGLPQLIRFGLEVALPRLENLKLSSIKIENIWVDLLQPTSSYIQCLKSLTVEECNGLKFLFSSSMVKSFLQLQKLVICNCKSMEAVIFESEELEGADKIIQMNFPKLFYLKLQGLPKLTRFGIGNLVQFPALNELHIESCSSLKTFFPNSSSVEVSLENILTTNIEPLFDDKVDLSGLEKLILLHLDNLQLIWHNQLRGDSFCKLKEVRVEFCENLVTIVPSNSTQGFLTFQNLEILTVGNCWNIKSLFPVSIAIGLLQLKTLELISCGLEIIVGEQEVDGTPEFLFPQLTRLYLDNLPELKHFYMGSYTAEWPMLKELLVYKCGKIKVYALDGESQLAPFSFEKVVPNLENLGLNADSITSSCLDHIPARRFGKLKFLRLESFDDYSVGFQFNLLKKLQNLESLILFDCTFQELLPYEGCTRKENSQMKTFLQNLEALIIDRCHCLTSLMSSSYIYFKNIKHLEVNRCNGLANILACSAAKTLAQITTIRIRECELVTEVIATESEIETIEEEIVFNQLEMLELHCLNSLTCFCSANYAFRFPCLEQVIVSQCPNLKIFSNGGLSTPKLEKVQLTEIIDAKYIWKGDLNSIIQHMCGICMS from the exons ATGGCTGAACTGGCTACTGCTACTGCTACTGCTGTTGTTTCCAAAGCAGCAGAGACAGTTACAGAGACAGTGTGCGAATTCGGTTGTCGGCAGATTAACTATGTGTTTAAGTACCGGAGCTACATGAAAAAGCTGAAGGAGCAAGCTGAGAAGCTCAAAAGTAGAAGAAAAGTTATGGAAGTACAAGTAAAATTAGCTGAAAGACAAGGTGAAGAGATTATTGATGAAGTTACTAAGTGGTTGAAGAGTGTGGAAGAGTTCATGGAACGGGTAGCAAAGCTcgttgatgatgaagataaagcaaAGAAGCGCTGTTTCAAAGGGTTGTGTCCTGATTTGATTAAACGTTACAGGCTCAGCAAAGAAGCAGAGGAGGTCGAGGAGGCAGGTGCCAATGCCTTGGAAAAAGGAGATTTCAGTAGAATTTCACACCCACCCCTTCTACGGAGGACGGAATCCATATTCGTCGGTAAGGACTACGAACACTTTGACTCAAGAGAGTCAAATTTCCAGGAAATTATGGATGCATTGAAAGATTCTACTGTTAATATGATTGGAGTGCACGGGATGGGTGGTGTGGGTAAAACCACACTGGTCAAAAAAGTTGCTTGGAAGGCCAAGGAAGATAAGTTATTTGATGAGGTGGTGATTGCTGAGGTAACACAAACTCCGgatcttaaaaaaattcaagccGACATTGCTGGTCAATTGGGCATGGTATTTAGGGACCAGGAGAGTCCGTTTGGAAGAGCTGATCAATTACGTCAGCGGTTGAAGAAGTCCAAGAGAATCCTTGTAATAGTAGATAATATCTGGAAGAAGCTTGACCTGAAGGATGTTGGAATTCCTTTAAGCTATGATAATAAAGGTAGCATGACGGAACACAGGAACGAAAGCAATGATGAGCAAGAGCGGTGCGCAATATTGTTAACAGCTAGAATGTTAGCTGTcttaaatcaaatgaaaactCAAAAGAATATATCTGTCGAGCCTTTAGCTACTAATGATGCAAGGAGTTTTTTTTGGAAAATCGTTGGTGATTTATCAGAGAAATGCAGTATAGCAGCGGAAGTAGTAGAAAAATGTGCGGGGTCACCACTTGCAATTACAACAATTGCAAATGCTTTGAAAGGTAAAGGTGATCATGTCTGGAAGGATGCCCTACttcagttaaaaaattataatcatagATGCGTTCCAGAAATGGATAACACTTTACACTCAACTATTGTACTGAGTTACAAATTGTTGAACAGTGAAGAAGCCCAATCACTACTTCTACTTTGTGCTCTATTTGATGGTGGACATATCTCTTGGCTCTTGATCCGTGCTATGGGTTTGGGTTTGTTTGAACATGTTAACTCAATTAATGATGGAAGGAATAGAATAAAGTCGTTGATTGATTATCTCCAAGATTCGTGTTTGTTGTTGAAAGGTATCGATAAGGAGACAGTCAAAATGCATGATGTCATTCATACTGTTATTGTATCAATTGCCAGAGAGAAATGTATGTTTGCTATTCGAGATTTCAAGGGCATTAAAGAGATCTTGATGGAGAGAAGATCTTCGTACAAAGATTCGATTGCAATTTCTGTGTCTTCTGGAGACATTCATGAGCTTCCTGAGAGGCTAGAGTTTCCAAAACTAAagtcatttatttataataatataaaagatctTCGTTCAAAAATTCCAGACCTCTTTTTTGAAGAAGTGAAAGAACTCAAAGTACTAGAATTGAAAGGAGTTCATTTattaccaccaccaccatcatttGTTTGCCTAACAAACCTTAATGCGTTGTGTCTCATGAATTGCTCTTTGGGAGACATAACAATGATAGGAGAGCTAAGGAATTTAGTGTTTCTTGGCTTATTATATTGTGATCTTGAGAAGGTGCCTGCAAGTTTTAAACAATTGATGGGACTAAAGGTATTAGTATTGAACGATTGTCCAAAGCTTAAAGTAATCCCACCAAATGTCATAGCCAGCTTGTCTCAATTGGAagagctatatatatataatagctTTGATCGATGGGAAGTTGAAGGACAAAATAACGCTAGTCTTGCAGAGTTGAATGCATTGCCTGAATTGAATACTTTAAGGATACATATCCCGAATGTGCAGATGATACAGCAAGACTTTATTCCAGTGAAGTTAGAAAAGTATGATGTACATATTGGAGATGTATGGGACTGGTCTTATGCATATGAACCCTCGAGAACATTGAAACTGAAGTTCAATGGAAGGCCTCATATGAGGCATGGGATCGAAATTTTGATGGAGAAAGCAAAATACCTCTATCTAGATCAGCTGGATGGTGTCAAGGATATGCCTTGGGAACTTGACAGAGAAGGTTTCCCAGAATTAAAGCATCTCTCGGTACAAAATAGTTCTGAAATTTTGTATGTTGTCAACTCAATGGAGTACACTCATCCTAGTGATGCCTTTCCAATCTTAGAGTCAATTTTTCTTACTAATCTAAGTGATATGGAGAAGATATGTTGCCGCCTAGATAATGCAAAGTCTTTCAGccaattaagaataataaaagtAGCTGATTGTGACAAGTTGAGGTATCTCTTCTCATCCTCGATGGCCAAAAACATACTGCTGCTTGAAGAAATTAATGTAACTAATTGCAAGACGCTAAAGGAGATTTTTGGTGAAGAAAGCGAAGACCATGCTGATGAAAACAAAAAGGTTTGTAAGATTGGGTTTAAACAATTGCACTCCGTAGTACTACAAGGCCTACCGCAGCTCATAAGATTTGGCTTGGAG GTTGCGTTACCAAGATTGGAGAACTTGAAACTGTCCTCAATTAAGATTGAGAACATATGGGTTGATCTACTCCAACCAACGTCTTCCTACATTCAGTGCTTAAAAAGCTTAACAGTGGAAGAGTGTAACGGTTTGAAGTTTCTGTTTTCATCTTCTATGGTCAAAAGTTTTTTGCAACTCCAAAAGCTTGTGATATGCAACTGCAAGTCAATGGAGGCAGTGATATTTGAGTCAGAAGAATTAGAAGGAGCAGATAagataattcaaatgaattttccTAAACTATTCTACTTGAAGCTACAAGGGCTTCCAAAACTCACAAGATTTGGTATTGGAAATCTAGTTCAATTCCCTGCCTTGAATGAACTTCACATTGAGAGTTGCTCTAGTTTAAAGACATTCTTCCCCAATTCTTCTAGTGTAGAAGTGAGCTTGGAGAACATTCTTACTACTAATATAGAGCCCCTGTTTGATGACAAG GTTGATTTGTCAGGCTTGGAGAAGCTGATACTCTTACACTTGGATaacttgcagctgatctggcaCAATCAACTCCGTGGAGATTCCTTTTGCAAATTAAAAGAAGTGAGAGTTGAATTCTGTGAAAATTTGGTGACTATTGTTCCATCTAATAGTACTCAAGGATTTCTTACCTTTCAGAATCTAGAAATATTAACTGTTGGTAACTGTTGGAATATAAAAAGTCTCTTTCCAGTTTCCATAGCTATTGGTCTTTTGCAACTCAAAACACTTGAGCTAATCTCCTGTGGTCTGGAGATAATTGTTGGTGAGCAGGAAGTAGATGGGACTCCAGAATTTTTGTTTCCTCAATTAACGAGGCTCTATCTTGACAATTTACCAGAGCTCAAACATTTCTACATGGGGTCCTATACAGCAGAGTGGCCAATGCTTAAGGAATTGCTTGTGTACAAATGTGGGAAGATAAAAGTATATGCTTTAGATGGAGAGAGCCAACTTGCCCCATTTTCGTTTGAAAAG GTCGTACCCAATTTGGAAAACTTGGGTTTAAATGCCGATAGCATAACATCTTCATGTCTTGACCATATTCCCGCTAGGAGGTTTGGGAAACTTAAATTTCTTAGACTGGAAAGCTTTGATGATTATTCGGTTGGATTTCAGTTTAATCTCcttaaaaaattgcaaaatttgGAATCACTCATTCTATTTGATTGTACATTCCAAGAACTACTCCCATATGAAGGATGTACAAGGAAAGAAAATTCTCAGATGAAAACGTTTCTCCAAAATCTTGAAGCTTTGATTATAGACAGATGTCATTGTTTAACATCTTTGATGTCATCCTCATACATTTACTTCAAAAACATAAAGCATTTGGAAGTCAACCGTTGTAATGGATTGGCAAATATACTAGCATGCTCAGCAGCAAAAACTCTTGCCCAAATCACAACAATCAGAATCAGAGAATGTGAGTTGGTAACAGAGGTGATAGCAACTGAGTCTGAGATAGAGACAATAGAAGAGGAGATTGTTTTCAACCAATTGGAAATGTTGGAGCTTCATTGTTTAAATAGTCTCACATGCTTTTGCTCTGCCAATTACGCTTTTCGATTCCCATGCTTAGAACAAGTGATTGTGAGTCAATGTCccaatttgaagattttttctAATGGAGGTTTAAGCACACCAAAATTGGAGAAGGTACAACTAACAGAGATTATTGATGCAAAATATATTTGGAAGGGTGACCTTAATTCCATTATCCAACACATGTGCGGGATTTGTATGTCTTAA